The genomic segment GCCGTCATCGCCGTAGGTGCCGAGAACGTCGGGGAGGATGAGGCCGATGTTAAGGGTTGTCATTTATTGTTCGGTCCCTTTCTCCAGAGCCTTTTTGAGGTCTCGGAAGGCGGTGTAGTTTGCGAGTACTTCGATGCGGCCGGGTGGGCAGGCAGCGATGGCGTCGACTGGGTTGGCGAGAAGTTCGTGGTCGATGTCGGCGTAGGTGAGGCGGACTGCGAGGTCAGTGCCGCGTTCGCCGGAGGCCTTGACTGAGATGTTTTCGAAGTCTTCGAATTGCACGTCCCAGAGCCAGGAGAGGTCTTCGCCGTCGGCGACTTGGCCATTGACTGCGATGACCAGGCCATCGGCGGTGCGATCAACCATGGAGAGGGCTTCTTGCCAGCCTGCGGGGTTTTTGGCAAGGAGGAGGTGTACTTGGTGCTCACCGACCTGGATGGTGGAGTAGCGTCCGGCCACGTTGTTTACAGAGTTTACCGCTGGCAGTGAAGAAGACACTGGAACGTTGAAGACAGTTGCTGCCGCGATTGCTTGTGCCGCGTTGCCACGGTTGGCCTGACCTGGGAGGTTGAGATCCAAGGTGAGATCGCCGGATGGTGAATGGATGGTATCACCGTCAACCTCCCATGAGGGGGTGGGACGTGCGAAGGTGCGGCCGTCGAGAAGCGACTTCTCGGCGCTCCAGTGACGTCCGTCGTGGAGGATGCGGGATTCGGTGCGTGGGCAGGTGACTGATTCGCCTTGCCAGCCGGTGCCTGCGCCGACCCAGGTGACCTTTTCGGCGTCGAAGGCCACGGAGGTAACCAGCACGTCGTCGCAGTTGGCAATGACGGTCATTTCTGGGCGGGAGCGCACGGCGTCGCGGAGGACGCGTTCGATTTTGTTGATTTCGCCAACACGGTCGAGCTGGTCGCGGGAGAGGTTGAGCAGGATGAGCGCATCGGGCTTGAGGCGCTCAATGGCGGCGGGTACGTGCAGCTCATCGACTTCCAAGACCACGTGTGAGGCGTTTCGGCCTGCGAGCAGCGCAGAAATGATGCCGGCGTCCATGTTGTCGCCGCCTTCATTGGTGGCGACGGTGTAAGTGCTGCGCATCGCGGCGGCCAGCATGCGGGTGGTGGTGGACTTGCCATTTGTGCCGGTGACAAGCACAGTGGGCCGGTTATTGATAAGGGTGGACATGATGTCCGGGTCTACCTTGCTGGCCACTAAACCACCGATCATGCCGCCGGATCCGCGGCCGGTGGCTTTGGATGCGGATGTCGCAACTTTTGCTGAGACGATTGCGGCAGCGCTGCGCAAACGGCGTAGGGGTGCAGGCAGTGAAAGCTTCATGAAAAACGAGTCTAGTTAAGCATGTGCCACTAGTGCTTTTCGACGTCCACTTTCTTGCCTTCTTTTACTCTTTTAACAGCTGCTAAGAAGGCAACATCGGAAAGCAGCGGAATACCTTTGCGCTGGGCATGCATTGCTTTTCCGTCAATATCGCGCGTTTGATTGCACACCACCACAGAAGTCTGGCGGGTGAGCTTTTCCGAATAGGACAATCCCGCATCCACGCTGGCCTGAATAATGATGTCCGGATCCATCTCAATTTCCGGTGCCACAACAACTTCCATGCCGGAAATCAG from the Corynebacterium crudilactis genome contains:
- a CDS encoding Mur ligase family protein — encoded protein: MKLSLPAPLRRLRSAAAIVSAKVATSASKATGRGSGGMIGGLVASKVDPDIMSTLINNRPTVLVTGTNGKSTTTRMLAAAMRSTYTVATNEGGDNMDAGIISALLAGRNASHVVLEVDELHVPAAIERLKPDALILLNLSRDQLDRVGEINKIERVLRDAVRSRPEMTVIANCDDVLVTSVAFDAEKVTWVGAGTGWQGESVTCPRTESRILHDGRHWSAEKSLLDGRTFARPTPSWEVDGDTIHSPSGDLTLDLNLPGQANRGNAAQAIAAATVFNVPVSSSLPAVNSVNNVAGRYSTIQVGEHQVHLLLAKNPAGWQEALSMVDRTADGLVIAVNGQVADGEDLSWLWDVQFEDFENISVKASGERGTDLAVRLTYADIDHELLANPVDAIAACPPGRIEVLANYTAFRDLKKALEKGTEQ